Proteins from one Mus pahari chromosome 10, PAHARI_EIJ_v1.1, whole genome shotgun sequence genomic window:
- the LOC110327682 gene encoding olfactory receptor 145-like codes for MAFENASMVIEFILLGITDQPDLKIPFFLLFFAVYMITVLGNLTLIVLIGLNSHLHTPMYFLLFNLSCIDLCYSSVITPKMLMSFIQKKNIISYAGCMIQLYFFCFFVISECYVLTSMAYDRYVAICNPLLYNVTLSSKVCCYLMLGSYFMGFSGAMIHTGCILRLTFCDGNTINHYFCDLLPLLQISCTSTYINEIELFIVAGKDIIVPTIIIFISYGFILFSVLKIKSTESRSKAFSTCSSHMLAVSLFFGSGAFMYLKPTSALSINKGKFSSLFYTIVVPMMNPLIYSLRNKDVKGALRKTLNRRIFSL; via the coding sequence ATGGCTTTTGAAAATgcttctatggtaattgaattCATTCTCTTGGGGATAACAGACCAACCCGaccttaaaattccatttttcctACTCTTTTTTGCTGTATACATGATAACTGTGTTGGGAAATTTGACCTTGATCGTTTTAATTGGGCTAAATTCTcacctccacacacccatgtactttcTCTTGTTTAACCTGTCTTGCATTGATCTCTGTTATTCTTCTGTGATTACACCCAAAATGCTGATGAGCTttatacaaaaaaagaatattatctCTTATGCAGGGTGTATGATCCAGTtatacttcttttgtttttttgtcatttctgagTGTTATGTGCTTACTTcaatggcctatgatcgctatgtggcAATCTGCAATCCACTGTTGTATAATGTAACCTTGTCTTCTAAGGTATGTTGTTATCTGATGCTTGGTTCGTATTTCATGGGATTTTCTGGTGCCATGATACACACTGGATGTATTCTAAGACTGACATTTTGTGATGGAAACACCATCAACCACTATTTTTGTGATCTCCTCCCTCTGCTGCAAATCTCCTGTACCAGCACCTACATCAATGAGATAGAGCTGTTCATTGTAGCAGGAAAAGACATAATTGTGCCCACTATCATCATCTTTATCTCTTATGGTTTTATCCTCTTCAGTGTTCTCAAAATAAAATCCACTGAAAGCAGGTCCAAGGCTTTCAGCACCTGCAGTTCCCACATGCTTGctgtttctctgttctttggATCAGGTGCATTCATGTATCTTAAACCTACCTCAGCTCTATCTATCAATAAGGGGAAATTCTCTTCCCTTTTTTATACCATTGTGGTTCCCATGATGAACCCTTTAATTTACAGCTTGAGGAACAAAGATGTTAAAGGTGCCCTGAGAAAGACTTTGAACAggagaatattttcattataa